The stretch of DNA GTTCCGCACGCAACAGCGTGTACGCCTCCATGCCGTCCACCGCCGTTCGAACTTCGTAGCCGGCGGACTCGAGGATGCTCTTGATCAGCATCCGGGACGTGATCGAATCCTCGGCGACGAGCACGGACGGCGCGGCCGGCGGCTTGGCTTCGGAAGCCCTCGGCGCCGCCGCAACTCTCGTGGTCCGGGCCGACGCCAGCAGGTCGGCGACATGGAGAATGGGCGCCACCTGGCCGGATCCAAGCACCGTGGCGCCGGCGACATTGCGCACGCGCACGAGCGGGGGAGCCAGATGCTTGGCCAGCACTTCCTGCTCCTCCAAGACCGCATCGACCGCGAGCGCGATGCGCTCATCGCCGGAGCCGAGAACGACGATCGGGATCGGTGCGTCCGCGGCAGTGTCGCGGGCGGCAAGGGCCGGGAGCCCCAGAATGTCGGCCAACCACACGAGCGACACGGCGCGACCCCCCACCGCAATGGTGGGGCGGCCGCCTTCCACGGTCTGTATCGTTCCCGCCCGGATGCGCGCGACACGCTCGACCTGGAGCGTGGGGACGACAAATAGTCGCCCCGCCGCTTCGACCTGAATGCCTCGAAAGGTGGCGAGCGTGGTGGGCAGGACGATGCGGATGCTGGTGCCCTCGTCCAGCCGGCTCTCGACCGAGACGGATCCACCCAACCGGTCGGCCCTTTCACGCACGATGGCCAGGCCGAGTCCGCGGCCCGACAGTCGCGTGATGATCGGGCTGGTCGACACGTCAGCCTGGAAAACCAGCGCACGCGCCTCGGCGTCGCTTAAGTGGTTCGCCTCGTCGGCCTGGAGAAGGCCGCGGGCGATCGCCGATGCCTTGACCTTGTCAACGTCGATGCCGGACCCATCGTCCGACACGAGGATTTCCACTTTAGTGCTGTTCACCCGAGAGGCGGCGAGCGAGATCGTGCCGCGCGCCGGCTTGCCGCATCGGCTTCGCACGTCGGCTGTCTCGATCCCGTGATCCACCGCATTGCGGAGCAGGTGGACCAAGGGGTCTTTCATCTCTTCGAGGATGCGCTTGTCAATCTCGATCTCTTCGCCGCGGACCACGAGGTCGGCCTCCTTCCCCTGGTCGCGACAGAGGTCGCGCACCAGCTTGGGGAACTGCGAGGCGAGTGTCGCAAACGGCAGCAGGAGCAGTTTCTTGGAGTCCTCGACCAGGTCGTCCACGAGCTTGCCGATTGCATGGTGGTCCTGTTGTGCGGTTCGTGCCAGGGCCGCCGTCTGGCCTTCGATCGACTTGAGGTGCTCGGTGCTCCGGTCGAGGAAGTCGAGCAGCCTGGTGAGGCTCACCTTGGCTGCCTGCTCCGCGGGGCTGTGTGCCGGCCGATCCGCCGTCTGGCGGAGGGCACGGGTGTGCGGCTCCACTGTGGCCGATTCCCGTCGCCACGCCTCGAAGCGGCGCCCAAGCTCATGCAGGTCCACCGCCCGCTGAGCCGTGGTCAGCTTTGCGGTCAGCATCTCTTCCGCCTCGACCAACCGCGCGTCGAGCTTCGCCACGCTGATGCGGACGGTGCCGTCGCTCGGCACAGCCACTGGATCGGCGGAAGGCTCGGACGGGAACACGGCCGCTGACTCGGGCGCCGAGAGAGACGGTCCGGACCGATGGGGAGGCCACCCGGTGACCGGGGCTTCGCGGGGTGGGGCATCAAGACCGCCCAGTGCGGCGGCGATTGCGTCCACGGCGTGGTGCATCTCGTCCAGCCCCTGGGGGGTTGGCGCGGCCGCGTGCCGCCACGCGGCAAAGACGTCTTCAAGCGACTGGCAGATCGACTCGACTTCGGTAAAATCCACGGCCCGTGCCGCGCCCTTCAGGCTGTGCGCGGCGCGGTACACGGTGTCGACCACGTGCTGTCGCTCATCGGCTGAAGGCGACCGTTCCAATTCGAGCAGGCCCGACGCGATGGCCTGCATGTGCTCTTGCGCTTCGACCCTGAAGGTCGCCCGCAGCTTCCTGAGAAAGTCGTCGTCTTGGGGGGCCATGGCGTGGGTATCGTTACACCTGGTAGCGCTCGACCACCTGTGTGAGCCGCTGGCCGAGCGCGTTGAGGTTGCGGGCGGCGGTTTCCAGTTGCGTGGCGCTCGCCACGTTCTGCGTGCTGGCCTGCTTGATGCTGTCCATCGCCGCCGCTACCTGGTCCACCCCCACCAACTGCTGCTGGCTCGAGGCGGCGATCTGCGTCGCCGCCTGCGCGGCTTCGGAGACGCTGCCCGCCAGCGTCTGGATGGCCTCACCGGCCACCTCGGTGTGCCGGGTGCCCGCGTCGACGGCTTTGCTGCCTTGCTCAGTGGCGAGCACTGCAGTGGCCGTCGCCTTCTGAATGTCGCCGAGAATCGTCCGCACCTGCGTGGTGGCCTGCCGCGATTGCTCGGCCAGGCTCTTGACCTCTTGCGCGACCACCCCGAAGCCCTTGCCGTGCTCACCGGCCTTGGCCGCCTCGATCGCCGCGTTGACGGCCAGCAGGTTCGACTGCGCGGCCAGGTCCTCCACCGTGGCGATGATCTGGCCGATGGCCTGGCCCTGCTCGCTGAGCCGCCCCATGCTGGCCGCGATGGCGTCCATCTGCTGGCGAATGCGCTGCATGCCGGCACCGACGTCCTCGGTCGATTTGCGGCCGTTTTGCGAAATCTGCGCGGCCTTCTGCGCGCTGTCGGCCACGTGCTTGGCCTTCTGATTGGCCACCTGCGCGGTCTGGCGGACCTCTTCCACGGTGGTGGTGGTCTCGCTGACCGCCGCGGCCGACTCGTTGGCACTGGCCGCCAGTTGCGTCGTCGACGCGACGATCTCGCTGGCCGCCGACCCCAGCACGGACGCGCCTTCCACCAGTGCCCGGATCTGGCCGCGCAGGTTCTCGACCATGCGCGCAAAGGCGTTGCCCAGCACATCATCGGGAGAGTGTGGCGTGATGGTGGACCGCAGGTCACCAGCCGCGATGCGTTCGGCCGCCACGGCCATGGCGCGCAGAGACTCGGTCATGACGCTGAATGCCCGCGCCAGCATGCCGAGTTCGTCGTTCCGCGAGTCCGGCGCCACATTCGTGCGCAGGTCGCCCATGGTGATCCGTTCCGCGACGCCCGTCAGGTCCCGGAGCGGCCCGGCGATGTTGCGCGTTATCGCGAAGGCGGCCACCATTGCGACGATCAGGGCGGAGAGCGTACCCAGCAGGATGGTCCATTTCGCATTGCTCGCATCGGCTTGCGCCTGCGCGACCCGTGTTTCGAGCAATGCATCCTCATCGCCCTGCATGTCGCCAAGCAGGTTGCGGATTTCGTCCATGTTGGCCTCGCCCTTGCCAGCCTTCGTGGCCTGGGCAGCGGCGTCCAGGCCGCTCGCCCGGCGGACCGTGATCGCTTCCCGAGCGATCGCCAGCCGGGACTGGATGAGGGGTTCCAGCGTCGCCAGCCGGCGTTGTTGGGCTGCAGAGTCCGCCGTGAGCGAACGGAGATCCCGTACCGCCTGATCGAGCCGGCCCAACGCGTCCTGATACGGATCCAGGTAGGCATCGTCGCCGGTGATCACGTACCCACGTTGGCTTGTCTGGGCGGTCGTCAGAAGCATCAGCACTTCCGCGAGTTGTTTCAGCACGTCGTAGGTGTGTCGGCGCGCGTTTGACGCCTCGATCAATTGCGTTGTGCTCCGGTAGGACACACCTCCGACGAACAGAAAAATGACCAGCGTGAAGCCAAACCCGGCGCCGATTTTCGTTCCAACGTTCCATCGCAGCGTCATGCGGTCTCCCTCGCAGGTTGTCGATCAGATGTCCACGGTGTCGCGTACGACGATCTTCGGGTCGGCCAGGATGCGGGCCAGATCGAGGACCACCAGTCCGTCGGCCGTCACACCCTTCAGGTAGTCACTGCGGATTCCGGTGAGGGTGGGGAGGGAAGACTGCAGGCTGTCGACTGGAATTGATCGTACGCCCACGATCTCGTCGGCCAGGAGGCCGAGCTCGAGTCCGTGGCCGCGGACGATGATGATGCGGTGCAGGTCGCTCAGTCCCTTCTGGGGTAGTTCGAAGAACTGCTTGATGTCGAAGACAGGCAGGATCTGCCCCCGCACATTGACAATCCCGACAACGAACGCCGGCGTGCACGGCAGAGGCGTCAGGTGCTTCAACGGATACACCTCACGTACGTGCGGCGTCTCGACGGCGTAGCGTTCTTGGGCAAGGCGGAACTCCAGCACGTCGAGCAACGACTCCGCGACTGGAGGCGTCTCCAGTGGGCGGGCCAACGCGTGTGCGCGCGCGCGAAGGATCTGCGCCGCATCAGACATGACGGGCGGGCGGGTCTCGGGCGTCATAGCATGTGCTCCAGAGCCGTGATGGTGTCGGTGAGGCGGCCGACCGTCAGGCCGTCCGATTCCGGCAACAGCGTGTCCGGTTGTTCGCGCGCCAGGAGCCGCAGCGCCGTACTGAAATACCTGCGGGCCTCGTCAGGCTTGCCGCTGCCGCGTGCGAGGTTGCCCAACGCGAAGTGCGCCAGCACGAAGTCTGGGTCCAGATAGAGGACGCGCTCGAGCGATCGTCGAGCCTCATCCTTCGGGCCCTGCTCGAGCAGCACCGCCGCCCGCACGTAGTGCGCGGCCGCGTCCACCTTGTCGGCGGCGATCCAGCGATCGCACCACACGACCGCCTCCGCTAATCGGCCCTGATTGGCGAGCGCGCGCGCGAGCAAGGAACACGCCGCCAGATCGGGGGAGCGCCCCGCCGCCCACGCCATCAACGTGTCGGCCGCCTCATCGTAGCGGCCCTGTTGATACAGCGAACTGGCCAGCGCATGCGGCGGAGGACTCGGCTTCACCTGAGGCGGATCCGCCGGTAGTGGAGCCGGCGGTGCCGCCAGAACCGAGGCCGTGGGAATCTCGGGCACCCCAACGCGTCCCGCGCCTGGGGCCACGACGGCATTCCGTTGGTAGAGGATCACGCCCGGGAAGTTCTGAATGGCGAACTGAGGAAAGAGGGCGTGGGACGCCTCACTCGGACTGACCACGAGCCAGCCGCCGTCAACCAGCGCGTGGTGCAGGCCGTCAATCGCCTTGCGGACCTGTGCCGGTCCGAAGTACATGAGGACGTTGCGGCAGAGGATGAGGTCCATGGCGTTGGTATCGGTTGCCAGCGATGGATAAACCCCCTCCGCGAGGTTCAGGTACCCAAAGGTAACGAGCCTCTTGATCTCCGGCAGGATGGTGTGCGGCCCGCCTCCGGACTGGCGGAAGTAGCGCGCCTTCGTACTGGCGGGCGTGTTGCGGAACGACCACTCGCCGTAGGCACCGGCGGCGGCCTTTCGGAGAAAATGCGGATTGATGTCGGTGGCCAGGATCGAGACGTGCCAGTCCGGGAGATCGGGCAGCAGCTGATGGATCAGAATCGCCAGCGAATAGGGTTCCTCGCCCGTGCAACATGCCGCGCTCCAGATCCGCAGCCGCCGCTCGCGGCCTCGCCGCGCGCGGATCAAGTCGGGGAGCACGCGACTCGAGAGGACATCAAACAGGGCGTCGTCCCTGAAAAAATAGGTCTCACCAACCGTCAGGTGGCTGGCGAGCACCTGAAGCTGCGCCTTGGTTGGGGGCGCCGATAACAGCCACCTGGCGCACTCAGAGAGATCTGTGAATCCGAATTCCGCCGCTGCGGCGGCCAGGCCGCGTTGCAGATCCGCGAGCCGCTCGGGCGGGAAGTGCAGCCCCAGGTGCCTGCCGATGAACTCGCTCCAGCGTGTCCACTGGGGACCTGATGGACCGTTCGGCGAGCAAGAGGTCGGCATCATCCGCTAGGCCCCCTTGAAGCCGTCAATGGCATCGTCCAAGGTGCGCGCCTCGTCCAGTGACAAAAACTGGTCGAGGTCGTGGATCAGGACCAGGCCATCGTCCAAGCGAACCACGCCGGGGAAGGCATCGAGGCCCGGAGCGACCTGCGATGAGGGGATGACCTCGGTCTGTGGACGTTCCACCAGGCCATCCGACTGATCGACCACGAGGACCACCGTGCGGCGCTCGGTGTGTGCAACCAAGAACCAGTCAGTCGGGACCACCTCGCGCTCCGGCAACAGGAACCGCCGCCGAACATTGAGGACTGGGAGCACCCGGCCGTGCACGTTGATCGCGCCGAGAACGATTGCCGGAGCATGGGGTAGCGGCGTCACTTCAACGGACTGCACCACACGTTCAATCGCCGCGAGCGGTAAGGCGTAGCGCTGCTGATCCAGGCAAAACGAGATGAGCTGTGCGGTGTCACCCATGCTGCCAACCTTGCCGTACCGTTGCCGCCGTTTGTTGCGGTTTGGCTCTCAACACCCATCGGAGCATTTGCACGATGAGGGGCGCACTGTGCGAGTCGCTACAATACACGAATTCAGGCCTTGGCGCAGAGGGTGCTCACCCTTGAACAGAAGGGCGTAGACTGGGCCGGTTACGCGCTTTTCAGGCCCAAGACCCCTATGCGCCTCATCACCAGAAACGACGCGTCGCTTGTCGTGGGCCTCATTGCCGGCACCGTTGTGATTTTTCAACGGCCGCTCCGCTTTGTCTGGGAGGCGGCGTGGGACGTGCAGGAGCGCTACCACGTCGACCTGCTCCCGGCGCTGGCGATTTTCGCGGGGGTCTTTGTCTTCCACGAGGCCCGCAAGCGGCAGCAGGCGAAGGCTGAGGCGCTCGCTGCCGCCGCGGAGGCAGCCCAGGCCCGGATGCGCTCGGCGGAACTCGAGCGGCTGATGACCTTCAGCCAAGCGCTCGCCAACGCGCTGGAACCCACGACGCTCCAGCAGGCCTTGTGGCGGCACCTGCCCGCATTTGCGGGCGAGCGCGAGTTCTGGGTCCTGGCGCGACGACCCGATCGCTGGGAGGCGCTGCTGCAGGAGGCGGGCGTCACCCGCAGAAAATCGTTGGAAGAGCTCGAAGCGATTGCGGATCGCGCGGTGTCGCCGGAGACCCTCTCGGCGGCCCGGCTCGCGGGCATCGTCGAGGGGGACGTCCTCTGTTTTCCGATGGTCGCCGGCGTGGCCGTTGGCGTCCTCGGGATCCACGACGGCGCCACGATCACCGGCGATCAACGGAAGGCGCTCGGGGTCGCCACCGGACTGATCGCGATTGCAGTGAGAAACGTGCAGTTGTTTCTGGAGACCAAGGAATTCAGCCTGCGCGACAGCCTCACGAACTGTTTCAGCCGCGGCCATGGCCTCGAAACGCTGGCTCGGGAAATGGACCGGGCGCGCCGTTCCCGACAGCCACTGTCGATCCTGATGTTCGACATCGACCATTTCAAGACGATCAACGACGAGCTGGGGCACCTGCGCGGCGACGATTTGCTGCGCGCCGTCGGCGCGCAGCTCACGCGCGTGCTGCGGAGCACGGACGTGCGATGCCGGTACGGCGGCGACGAGTTCCTAATCATTCTTCCCGACACGCCGTTGATCGGAGCGCAGCAGGCCGCCGAATCGGTGCGGCGGATGATGGCGACCCTCGCGATGGTCGCGGGCGGCAAGACCATTCCGGTCACGGTGAGCATCGGCGTCGCCGAGGCCGGGCCCGCGGAAACCGGGATCACCGCGTTGATCGGGCGGGCCGACGACGCGTTGTATCAGGCCAAGCGGGGGGGACGAAATCGATGCAGCGCCGCCGGCGCCCCCGAGGTGCCGGTCGCCCCGCCCGACCCTCCCGCCATCGGACCGCCAGCGGCCGGCTTCGGAGAGCCGTGAGTGCATGTTGACCGCTTCAGTCGCAATCGCCTTACTCGGTGCCGTCGCGTTCATCGCGATCGCCGCGGCGTGCGTGGCGACACTCCGGGCTCGCGCCGCACGGGCCGCGCTCCGCGCCGGCGACCGGGATCACGGCGAGAGGGACGCGCTGGCCAGGACCATGGACGCCGACAGCCGGCTGGCCGGTGACGTCGCGCACGACCTCAACGATTTGTTGACGGCGATCACCGGACGCGCCGAGCTGTTGATCGCGAACCTGGACCCGTCCGGCACGAGCATCCAGGACGCCCACGAGATTCGACGCGCCGCCTTGAGTGCCGCGCGTCTCACCAGGCCGCTGCGCACCTTGAGTGGCGGCCACCGCGCGCCGGCCGACGTGATCGACGTCAACGCCGTGGCCGCTCGTACGACGAGAGCCCTCCAGCAGATGCTCGGTCCGAACATCGAGGTCACGCTGGCGCTCGACCACGACATCACGCGGGTCAAGATCGCGGCGTATCACCTGGAAGAGATCGTGCTCAAGCTCGGCATTCGTGCGCGTGACGCCATGCCGCACGGCGGTCGTCTGACCGTGGCCACCGCCATGCACACGTCCGGCACCCGGGACGCGGCGAGCGGGGCGCCAGCCGAGTACGTCCGGATGGTCATCACCGACACCAGCGGCGGAATGTCCGCGGCGGCGCGGGCTAGGCTGTTCGAGCCGTTCTTCGTCAGTGAGGATGCCGCTGGAAACGCGATCGATCTCGCCAACGTGGACGCGATCGTCACACAGGCGGGTGGGCGGATCCAGGTCAACTCGGCGGCCGGCGTCGGCACCACGTTCACGATCGACTTGCCGGCCACGTCGGAACCGGCCGCGCTGCCCGACCCGGCCCGGACTGGGACGCGGCTGGCGGCGCCCGTGCTGGTCGTCGAGGACGAGCCGGGCATGCGCGAACTCATCAAGGCCGTCCTGATGCGAAGCGGCCACGAGGTCGTGACCGTCGCCGGCCCGCACGCCGCGCTCGCCGTGCTGAACCGTCAACCGGCGATCGCGCTCATGCTCGTGGATGTCGTCATGCCCGAGATGGACGGCTACGACCTGATGGCCGAAGCGCGGAAGATCTCGCCCGGCGTCCGCGCCGTGTTCATCTCGGCGTTCGCGCCCGATCCGACGCGGCTCCCGCGCGGCGACGGCTTCCTCGCGAAGCCGTTTACCAGCGAGTCGCTCACCGACATCGTCGAAAGAGCCTCGCATTGAGCTGCGGTCACGGACGCCGCGGCGGCGCGGACGGGCTTGACGGATGGACCGAACCCGTAGTCAAGTGCCAGCGGAGTTCAGCTGTCCGAGGTCTGGAGTGACCGCCGATGGGTCTCGTGCTCGTTGTTGACGATATCGAAGGGAATACCCGGTTGCTGTCGTCTTTGCTGACGGCGGATGGTCACTCCGTGCGTACGGCCGCCGGTGGAGCCGAGGCGGTCCGCATGGTGCTCGACGACCATCCAGACCTCGTGCTCATGGACGTGATGATGCCCGAGGTCGACGGCTTCGAGGCGTGCCGCCAGATCAAGCGACAGGCGGCGACGCGGCTGACGCCCGTGGTCCTGGTCACGTCGCTCAACGACATGGATAGTCGCATCCGGGGAATCGATGCGGGCGCCGACGATTTTCTGAGCAAGCCCTTCAACCGGCATGAGCTCCTGGCGCGGGTCCGCTCGTTGCTCCGCCTCAAGCGCTACACCGACGATCTGGACACGGCCGATGCCGTCATCGTCAGCCTCGCGCTGACCATCGAAGCCCGTGACAGCAACACGGAGGGGCACTGCCAACGCCTCGGCGCGTACGCCGTCTCGCTGGGGCGGATACTGGGGCTCGACGAGGACGACAGTGCCGCGCTGGAGCGCGGGGGCTACTTGCACGATGTTGGCAAGGTTGGCATTCCCGATGCGGTACTGCTAAAGCCCGGGCCGCTCACGCCCGATGAATTCCAGATAATGAAGCAGCACACGCTGATCGGTGATCGACTCTGTGGCGAACTGCGCTCGCTGCGAAAGGTGCGGCCGATCGTTCGATCCCACCACGAACGTCTGGACGGCACTGGCTATCCGGATGGCTTGCGCGGGGATGCGATTCCACTGCTGGCGCACGTGATGGGCATCGTCGACGTGTTCGACGCGCTCACGACCGCGCGCCCCTACAGGGCCGCCTTGCCGCGGGCGCAGGCCGCTCAAGAACTGAGGGCGGAGGTCGCCTGCGGCTGGCGGCGCGCTGACCTGGTCGGCACGTTTCTCAGCCTCGTCGAAGGGGATTTGCCATGATGCCGGACGACGAAAAGCACCGTCACGACTTCAAGAATCAGCTCGGCATCATCCTGGGATTTGCCGACGTGTTGCTGACGGACATATCGCCGGACGATGCGCGGCGCGCTGATGTCGAAGAGATTCAGAAGGCGGCGAGCGCGGCGCTTGCGCTGCTTGCCTTGGTGTTCCCCGAGCTCCCCGTCGCGGAGCGTGAAGGTGACGCGACCCAGGGCCGGTCCTCACATGGGCAATCAGGAATAGGACGTGACCGAGGTTGACAGCCCGCGGCGGCCGCGAGGCGCCTCGTTCGCGCTGACGCTCAGGCTGTTTCGCTGGCAATAGCCGAGGCCACCGCCTTGAGCAGCGCGTCGGGCGAGAACGGCTTGAGCAGCACCGGCGCGCCCTGATCGCCCAGGGCCTCGCTCTGGTCCACGTAGCCGGTCACGAACAGCATCGGCAGGCCGGGCCGCACCTTCCGCAGGCGCTTGGCCAGTTCGATGCCGCCCATCCGCGGCATGACGACGTCGGTGACCACCATCACGATGCTCTGCCCGTGCACGGTGAACAGGTCGAGCGCCTGCTGGCCGTCAGACGCCTCAATGGTCTGGTAGCCGGCCGTCCGCAGGACCGTGGCCCCCAGCCGCCGCAGCGCCCGCTCGTCCTCGGCAATCAGGATGGTGCCGCTGCCGGTCTTCGCCGCCGTCAGGGTGCGCGGCGTCGGCGGCGGGACGGTGGTGTCGTCGGTGCGGGGCAGCAGGAGCGAGAAGGCGCTGCCGTCACCGGGCGCGCTGGCCACCGAGATGGCGCCGCCGCTCTGGCGCACGAAGCCGTAAACCATCGACAGGCCGAGGCCGGTGCCCGCCCCCTTGGGCTTGGTCGTGAAGAAGGGCTCGAAGATGCGGCCCTGCACGTCGGCCGGGATGCCGACGCCGGTGTCGCGCACCAGCAGCTCCACGAACAACCCGGGCGAGATGTCGAGTAACCGCGCCTGGTTCGCGGTGATTTCGCGGTTGGCCGTCTCGATCGAGAGGCGGCCGCCTTCGGGCATGGCGTCGCGGGCGTTGAGCGCGAGGTTGACCAGCACCTGCTCCAGCTGCGCGGCGTCGGCGCGGACCGACCACAGGTCCGTCGCCAGGTGCAGGTCGATGGCGATGTGCTCGCCGATCAGCCGGTTGAGCATGCGGCTCATGTCCATCACCCGCTGGTTGAGCCCGACGATCTCCGGCGACAGGATCTGGCGGCGGCTGAACGCCAGCAGCTGGCCGGTGAGCGTGGCGGCGCGCTCGGCGGCGTTGAAGATCTCCTCGACGTCGGTGCGCAGCGGCGATCCGGCCAGCGACGTCATCAGCAATTCGGAATAGCCGCGGATGGCGGTCAGCAGGTTGTTGAAGTCGTGCGCGATGCCGCCCGACAGGCGGCCGATCGCCTCCATCTTCTGCGCGTGGCGCAGTTGTTCCTCGAGCTGGCTGCGGGCCGACTCGGCGGCCTGGCGGTCGGCCATCTCGCGGCGCAGTTCGTCGTTGACACGGGCCAGCGCGGCGGTGCGCTCGTCAACGCGGCGCTCGAGATCCCGGTGCACCTCGTGCAGGGCCAGCTGGCTGGCGCGCAACTGCTTCTCCGCGTAGTAGCGCTCGGTGACGTCGCGCAGGATCAGCATGACCTGCGCCTGTTCCATCGGCAGCAGGCGCGCCTCGTAGAGCCGCGGCGTCGGCGTGTCGGCGCCGAGCTCCA from Vicinamibacterales bacterium encodes:
- a CDS encoding response regulator, producing MAPQDDDFLRKLRATFRVEAQEHMQAIASGLLELERSPSADERQHVVDTVYRAAHSLKGAARAVDFTEVESICQSLEDVFAAWRHAAAPTPQGLDEMHHAVDAIAAALGGLDAPPREAPVTGWPPHRSGPSLSAPESAAVFPSEPSADPVAVPSDGTVRISVAKLDARLVEAEEMLTAKLTTAQRAVDLHELGRRFEAWRRESATVEPHTRALRQTADRPAHSPAEQAAKVSLTRLLDFLDRSTEHLKSIEGQTAALARTAQQDHHAIGKLVDDLVEDSKKLLLLPFATLASQFPKLVRDLCRDQGKEADLVVRGEEIEIDKRILEEMKDPLVHLLRNAVDHGIETADVRSRCGKPARGTISLAASRVNSTKVEILVSDDGSGIDVDKVKASAIARGLLQADEANHLSDAEARALVFQADVSTSPIITRLSGRGLGLAIVRERADRLGGSVSVESRLDEGTSIRIVLPTTLATFRGIQVEAAGRLFVVPTLQVERVARIRAGTIQTVEGGRPTIAVGGRAVSLVWLADILGLPALAARDTAADAPIPIVVLGSGDERIALAVDAVLEEQEVLAKHLAPPLVRVRNVAGATVLGSGQVAPILHVADLLASARTTRVAAAPRASEAKPPAAPSVLVAEDSITSRMLIKSILESAGYEVRTAVDGMEAYTLLRAERFDLLVSDVEMPRLNGFDLTARIRADKTLSDLPVVLVTALETREDLERGIDVGANAYIIKSSFDQGNLLDAVRRLV
- a CDS encoding CHASE3 domain-containing protein — encoded protein: MTLRWNVGTKIGAGFGFTLVIFLFVGGVSYRSTTQLIEASNARRHTYDVLKQLAEVLMLLTTAQTSQRGYVITGDDAYLDPYQDALGRLDQAVRDLRSLTADSAAQQRRLATLEPLIQSRLAIAREAITVRRASGLDAAAQATKAGKGEANMDEIRNLLGDMQGDEDALLETRVAQAQADASNAKWTILLGTLSALIVAMVAAFAITRNIAGPLRDLTGVAERITMGDLRTNVAPDSRNDELGMLARAFSVMTESLRAMAVAAERIAAGDLRSTITPHSPDDVLGNAFARMVENLRGQIRALVEGASVLGSAASEIVASTTQLAASANESAAAVSETTTTVEEVRQTAQVANQKAKHVADSAQKAAQISQNGRKSTEDVGAGMQRIRQQMDAIAASMGRLSEQGQAIGQIIATVEDLAAQSNLLAVNAAIEAAKAGEHGKGFGVVAQEVKSLAEQSRQATTQVRTILGDIQKATATAVLATEQGSKAVDAGTRHTEVAGEAIQTLAGSVSEAAQAATQIAASSQQQLVGVDQVAAAMDSIKQASTQNVASATQLETAARNLNALGQRLTQVVERYQV
- a CDS encoding chemotaxis protein CheW, which codes for MTPETRPPVMSDAAQILRARAHALARPLETPPVAESLLDVLEFRLAQERYAVETPHVREVYPLKHLTPLPCTPAFVVGIVNVRGQILPVFDIKQFFELPQKGLSDLHRIIIVRGHGLELGLLADEIVGVRSIPVDSLQSSLPTLTGIRSDYLKGVTADGLVVLDLARILADPKIVVRDTVDI
- a CDS encoding CheR family methyltransferase gives rise to the protein MMPTSCSPNGPSGPQWTRWSEFIGRHLGLHFPPERLADLQRGLAAAAAEFGFTDLSECARWLLSAPPTKAQLQVLASHLTVGETYFFRDDALFDVLSSRVLPDLIRARRGRERRLRIWSAACCTGEEPYSLAILIHQLLPDLPDWHVSILATDINPHFLRKAAAGAYGEWSFRNTPASTKARYFRQSGGGPHTILPEIKRLVTFGYLNLAEGVYPSLATDTNAMDLILCRNVLMYFGPAQVRKAIDGLHHALVDGGWLVVSPSEASHALFPQFAIQNFPGVILYQRNAVVAPGAGRVGVPEIPTASVLAAPPAPLPADPPQVKPSPPPHALASSLYQQGRYDEAADTLMAWAAGRSPDLAACSLLARALANQGRLAEAVVWCDRWIAADKVDAAAHYVRAAVLLEQGPKDEARRSLERVLYLDPDFVLAHFALGNLARGSGKPDEARRYFSTALRLLAREQPDTLLPESDGLTVGRLTDTITALEHML
- a CDS encoding chemotaxis protein CheW — encoded protein: MGDTAQLISFCLDQQRYALPLAAIERVVQSVEVTPLPHAPAIVLGAINVHGRVLPVLNVRRRFLLPEREVVPTDWFLVAHTERRTVVLVVDQSDGLVERPQTEVIPSSQVAPGLDAFPGVVRLDDGLVLIHDLDQFLSLDEARTLDDAIDGFKGA
- a CDS encoding GGDEF domain-containing protein gives rise to the protein MRLITRNDASLVVGLIAGTVVIFQRPLRFVWEAAWDVQERYHVDLLPALAIFAGVFVFHEARKRQQAKAEALAAAAEAAQARMRSAELERLMTFSQALANALEPTTLQQALWRHLPAFAGEREFWVLARRPDRWEALLQEAGVTRRKSLEELEAIADRAVSPETLSAARLAGIVEGDVLCFPMVAGVAVGVLGIHDGATITGDQRKALGVATGLIAIAVRNVQLFLETKEFSLRDSLTNCFSRGHGLETLAREMDRARRSRQPLSILMFDIDHFKTINDELGHLRGDDLLRAVGAQLTRVLRSTDVRCRYGGDEFLIILPDTPLIGAQQAAESVRRMMATLAMVAGGKTIPVTVSIGVAEAGPAETGITALIGRADDALYQAKRGGRNRCSAAGAPEVPVAPPDPPAIGPPAAGFGEP
- a CDS encoding response regulator, which translates into the protein MLTASVAIALLGAVAFIAIAAACVATLRARAARAALRAGDRDHGERDALARTMDADSRLAGDVAHDLNDLLTAITGRAELLIANLDPSGTSIQDAHEIRRAALSAARLTRPLRTLSGGHRAPADVIDVNAVAARTTRALQQMLGPNIEVTLALDHDITRVKIAAYHLEEIVLKLGIRARDAMPHGGRLTVATAMHTSGTRDAASGAPAEYVRMVITDTSGGMSAAARARLFEPFFVSEDAAGNAIDLANVDAIVTQAGGRIQVNSAAGVGTTFTIDLPATSEPAALPDPARTGTRLAAPVLVVEDEPGMRELIKAVLMRSGHEVVTVAGPHAALAVLNRQPAIALMLVDVVMPEMDGYDLMAEARKISPGVRAVFISAFAPDPTRLPRGDGFLAKPFTSESLTDIVERASH
- a CDS encoding HD domain-containing phosphohydrolase: MGLVLVVDDIEGNTRLLSSLLTADGHSVRTAAGGAEAVRMVLDDHPDLVLMDVMMPEVDGFEACRQIKRQAATRLTPVVLVTSLNDMDSRIRGIDAGADDFLSKPFNRHELLARVRSLLRLKRYTDDLDTADAVIVSLALTIEARDSNTEGHCQRLGAYAVSLGRILGLDEDDSAALERGGYLHDVGKVGIPDAVLLKPGPLTPDEFQIMKQHTLIGDRLCGELRSLRKVRPIVRSHHERLDGTGYPDGLRGDAIPLLAHVMGIVDVFDALTTARPYRAALPRAQAAQELRAEVACGWRRADLVGTFLSLVEGDLP